The following coding sequences are from one Capsicum annuum cultivar UCD-10X-F1 chromosome 3, UCD10Xv1.1, whole genome shotgun sequence window:
- the LOC107864493 gene encoding F-box/kelch-repeat protein At3g23880 isoform X2, which yields MKESIPPNPQSNLCKGKRVVKHLEKIKQMDLQEEIIMDILSRLPVRSLLRFKCVSKFWMTLISQPYFTTKHFNHAKNNQSFQKMLLLNKEYSFHCSSLSSDQLFEDIQRLDRPCSGELWGWKIHCCYDGLAIIGVRNYPDNDFILLLWNLSTRESVVLPNPKFSQEVTCTWGLGYDSTSDDYKILKINGKERNEVLALKSSFWRKLDNHPTGDNCALSDMDYLAFRHGALDCLDTSSNMGCLAFVHGAFHWIDSLLNHSMVMFSISNEVYGEIPLPEGLDLVFDIMHSKQGVSVLGGMLCVYSTRIHHREYTFKLWVMNEYGVKESWNQLFTIESTDLYSITPKYMFSDGEVLLRCSQLRRSGSVFKTSNESSGVWPQSDSECIQDGFVYTESLISPKLLTWY from the exons ATGAAGGAATCAATACCTCCCAATCCCCAGTCAAATCTTTGCAAAG GGAAGAGAGTTGTGAAGCATTTAGAGAAAATAAAGCAGATGGATTTgcaagaagaaataattatgGACATCCTCAGTAGGCTACCTGTGCGGTCTCTTCTTCGATTCAAATGTGTTTCAAAGTTTTGGATGACATTGATCTCTCAGCCTTACTTTACGACGAAGCATTTCAATCATGCCAAAAATAACCAAAGTTTCCAAAAAATGCTGCTTCTTAACAAGGAGTATTCATTCCATTGTTCTTCCTTATCGTCGGATCAACTGTTTGAGGATATACAAAGACTTGATAGGCCTTGTAGTGGTGAACTATGGGGTTGGAAAATACATTGTTGTTACGATGGCTTGGCTATTATAGGCGTTCGTAATTATCCTGATAATGACTTCATACTTTTGCTATGGAACCTGTCTACAAGAGAATCAGTAGTACTTCCCAATCCAAAGTTTTCACAGGAGGTTACTTGTACTTGGGGATTGGGATATGACTCGACTAGTGATGACTATAAGATCCTCAAGATCAATGGTAAAGAACGAAATGAAGTTCTTGCGCTGAAAAGTAGCTTCTGGAGAAAACTTGATAATCATCCTACTGGCGATAACTGTGCGTTATCTGATATGGATTATTTGGCATTTCGACATGGAGCTTTAGATTGCCTTGATACGTCATCTAATATGGGCTGTTTGGCGTTTGTACATGGAGCGTTTCATTGGATTGATTCGTTACTGAATCACTCTATGGTTATGTTTAGTATTTCAAATGAGGTGTATGGAGAGATACCGTTGCCAGAGGGACTGGATTTGGTTTTTGATATAATGCATAGCAAGCAAGGTGTTTCAGTATTGGGAGGCATGCTTTGTGTTTATTCTACGCGCATTCATCACCGGGAGTACACTTTTAAGTTATGGGTGATGAACGAGTATGGTGTCAAGGAATCGTGGAATCAGTTGTTTACTATAGAAAGTACCGATCTTTATTCAATCACCCCGAAATACATGTTTTCAGATGGTGAAGTGTTACTCCGTTGCAGCCAGTTGAGACGTAGTGGTTCTGTGTTTAAGACATCGAATGAATCGTCTGGCGTATGGCCTCAATCTGATTCGGAATGTATTCAGGATGGTTTCGTTTATACCGAAAGTTTGATCTCTCCAAAGTTGCTTACTTGGTATTGA
- the LOC107864493 gene encoding F-box/kelch-repeat protein At3g23880 isoform X1, giving the protein MKESIPPNPQSNLCKAAGKRVVKHLEKIKQMDLQEEIIMDILSRLPVRSLLRFKCVSKFWMTLISQPYFTTKHFNHAKNNQSFQKMLLLNKEYSFHCSSLSSDQLFEDIQRLDRPCSGELWGWKIHCCYDGLAIIGVRNYPDNDFILLLWNLSTRESVVLPNPKFSQEVTCTWGLGYDSTSDDYKILKINGKERNEVLALKSSFWRKLDNHPTGDNCALSDMDYLAFRHGALDCLDTSSNMGCLAFVHGAFHWIDSLLNHSMVMFSISNEVYGEIPLPEGLDLVFDIMHSKQGVSVLGGMLCVYSTRIHHREYTFKLWVMNEYGVKESWNQLFTIESTDLYSITPKYMFSDGEVLLRCSQLRRSGSVFKTSNESSGVWPQSDSECIQDGFVYTESLISPKLLTWY; this is encoded by the exons ATGAAGGAATCAATACCTCCCAATCCCCAGTCAAATCTTTGCAAAG CTGCAGGGAAGAGAGTTGTGAAGCATTTAGAGAAAATAAAGCAGATGGATTTgcaagaagaaataattatgGACATCCTCAGTAGGCTACCTGTGCGGTCTCTTCTTCGATTCAAATGTGTTTCAAAGTTTTGGATGACATTGATCTCTCAGCCTTACTTTACGACGAAGCATTTCAATCATGCCAAAAATAACCAAAGTTTCCAAAAAATGCTGCTTCTTAACAAGGAGTATTCATTCCATTGTTCTTCCTTATCGTCGGATCAACTGTTTGAGGATATACAAAGACTTGATAGGCCTTGTAGTGGTGAACTATGGGGTTGGAAAATACATTGTTGTTACGATGGCTTGGCTATTATAGGCGTTCGTAATTATCCTGATAATGACTTCATACTTTTGCTATGGAACCTGTCTACAAGAGAATCAGTAGTACTTCCCAATCCAAAGTTTTCACAGGAGGTTACTTGTACTTGGGGATTGGGATATGACTCGACTAGTGATGACTATAAGATCCTCAAGATCAATGGTAAAGAACGAAATGAAGTTCTTGCGCTGAAAAGTAGCTTCTGGAGAAAACTTGATAATCATCCTACTGGCGATAACTGTGCGTTATCTGATATGGATTATTTGGCATTTCGACATGGAGCTTTAGATTGCCTTGATACGTCATCTAATATGGGCTGTTTGGCGTTTGTACATGGAGCGTTTCATTGGATTGATTCGTTACTGAATCACTCTATGGTTATGTTTAGTATTTCAAATGAGGTGTATGGAGAGATACCGTTGCCAGAGGGACTGGATTTGGTTTTTGATATAATGCATAGCAAGCAAGGTGTTTCAGTATTGGGAGGCATGCTTTGTGTTTATTCTACGCGCATTCATCACCGGGAGTACACTTTTAAGTTATGGGTGATGAACGAGTATGGTGTCAAGGAATCGTGGAATCAGTTGTTTACTATAGAAAGTACCGATCTTTATTCAATCACCCCGAAATACATGTTTTCAGATGGTGAAGTGTTACTCCGTTGCAGCCAGTTGAGACGTAGTGGTTCTGTGTTTAAGACATCGAATGAATCGTCTGGCGTATGGCCTCAATCTGATTCGGAATGTATTCAGGATGGTTTCGTTTATACCGAAAGTTTGATCTCTCCAAAGTTGCTTACTTGGTATTGA
- the LOC107864494 gene encoding DAR GTPase 2, mitochondrial isoform X1, with protein sequence MTLKHSLVRKIGNAIKEVARNKGSMWWYTPHMAAASHAITERIPLVHILLEVRDARIPLSSTCEIIKHLSPSSRRIIILNKTDLANSIQLKEWLKYFEQKKCLVFGVNSHKKDNIKELLNFLQARVRELPKIGHGDQTITLMLFGIPNVGKSALANSLHQIGRISAAEKGRLKHAIVSPHPGETKNISGLKIASHPSIYVLDTPGVFPSEILDAEVCSNLALTGAIKDCLVGEVELAEYFLSIFNLSNEYKKWAKLSLAGADDCSELERRQKRQYLTDHTQDFIVNKARRMLYEAVTSFNSDLEDEEVMSRLIKAEFAVLRDAFNLPPDSDDHVRKVAAKLLNLYRTGRLGHYTLDLAPSNNLVL encoded by the exons ATGACATTGAAGCACAGTTTAGTTCGAAAGATAGGTAATGCAATTAAGGAAGTTGCAAGGAACAAAGGCTCAATGTGGTGGTACACACCTCACATGGCTGCAGCATCTCATGCCATAACCGAACGGATCCCATTGGTTCATATTCTCCTTGAAGTCAGAGATGCACGG ATTCCCTTATCATCAACGTGTGAGATAATTAAGCATCTTTCGCCTTCCTCGAGGCGCATTATAATTTTGAACAAGACAGATTTAGCAAATAGCATTCAATTAAAG GAATGGCTGAAATACTTTGAGCAAAAAAAGTGTCTTGTTTTTGGAGTCAATTCCCATAAGAAGGATAACATCAAAGAG TTACTGAACTTTCTGCAAGCCAGAGTTCGAGAATTACCAAAGATTGGTCATGGGGATCAGACAATTACCTTAATGCTTTTCGGCATTCCTAATGTTGGCAAGTCTGCCCTTGCCAACTCATTGCATCAAATTGGAAGGATAAGTGCAGCGG AGAAAGGAAGATTAAAGCATGCCATTGTAAGTCCTCATCCAGGAGAGACAAAAAATATTAGCGGCTTGAAG ATTGCCAGCCATCCTAGTATTTATGTATTAGACACCCCTGGTGTTTTCCCATCTGAGATTCTCGATGCAGAGGTGTGCTCCAATCTCGCTTTAACAg GTGCTATCAAAGATTGCTTGGTTGGGGAAGTGGAGCTTGCGGAATATTTTCTATCCATCTTTAACTTGAGCAATGAATACAAGAAATGGGCCAAGTTGTCATTAGCAGGCGCTGATGATTGTTCCGAGTTAGAGAGAAGACAGAAGAGACAGTATCTAACAGATCACACACAG GATTTCATTGTGAATAAAGCCCGAAGAATGCTCTACGAAGCAGTTACATCTTTCAATAGCGATCTAGAGGATGAGGAAGTTATGTCGCGGCTCATCAAAGCAGAGTTTGCTGTTCTTCGCGATGCTTTTAATTTGCCTCCTGATTCGGATGATCATGTTCGTAAAGTTGCTGCTAAGTTGCTTAATCTGTATCGTACTGGAAGGCTCGGCCATTATACACTAGACCTTGCTCCAAGTAATAATTTAGTCTTATAA
- the LOC107864494 gene encoding DAR GTPase 2, mitochondrial isoform X2 — MTLKHSLVRKIGNAIKEVARNKGSMWWYTPHMAAASHAITERIPLVHILLEVRDAREWLKYFEQKKCLVFGVNSHKKDNIKELLNFLQARVRELPKIGHGDQTITLMLFGIPNVGKSALANSLHQIGRISAAEKGRLKHAIVSPHPGETKNISGLKIASHPSIYVLDTPGVFPSEILDAEVCSNLALTGAIKDCLVGEVELAEYFLSIFNLSNEYKKWAKLSLAGADDCSELERRQKRQYLTDHTQDFIVNKARRMLYEAVTSFNSDLEDEEVMSRLIKAEFAVLRDAFNLPPDSDDHVRKVAAKLLNLYRTGRLGHYTLDLAPSNNLVL; from the exons ATGACATTGAAGCACAGTTTAGTTCGAAAGATAGGTAATGCAATTAAGGAAGTTGCAAGGAACAAAGGCTCAATGTGGTGGTACACACCTCACATGGCTGCAGCATCTCATGCCATAACCGAACGGATCCCATTGGTTCATATTCTCCTTGAAGTCAGAGATGCACGG GAATGGCTGAAATACTTTGAGCAAAAAAAGTGTCTTGTTTTTGGAGTCAATTCCCATAAGAAGGATAACATCAAAGAG TTACTGAACTTTCTGCAAGCCAGAGTTCGAGAATTACCAAAGATTGGTCATGGGGATCAGACAATTACCTTAATGCTTTTCGGCATTCCTAATGTTGGCAAGTCTGCCCTTGCCAACTCATTGCATCAAATTGGAAGGATAAGTGCAGCGG AGAAAGGAAGATTAAAGCATGCCATTGTAAGTCCTCATCCAGGAGAGACAAAAAATATTAGCGGCTTGAAG ATTGCCAGCCATCCTAGTATTTATGTATTAGACACCCCTGGTGTTTTCCCATCTGAGATTCTCGATGCAGAGGTGTGCTCCAATCTCGCTTTAACAg GTGCTATCAAAGATTGCTTGGTTGGGGAAGTGGAGCTTGCGGAATATTTTCTATCCATCTTTAACTTGAGCAATGAATACAAGAAATGGGCCAAGTTGTCATTAGCAGGCGCTGATGATTGTTCCGAGTTAGAGAGAAGACAGAAGAGACAGTATCTAACAGATCACACACAG GATTTCATTGTGAATAAAGCCCGAAGAATGCTCTACGAAGCAGTTACATCTTTCAATAGCGATCTAGAGGATGAGGAAGTTATGTCGCGGCTCATCAAAGCAGAGTTTGCTGTTCTTCGCGATGCTTTTAATTTGCCTCCTGATTCGGATGATCATGTTCGTAAAGTTGCTGCTAAGTTGCTTAATCTGTATCGTACTGGAAGGCTCGGCCATTATACACTAGACCTTGCTCCAAGTAATAATTTAGTCTTATAA
- the LOC107864494 gene encoding DAR GTPase 2, mitochondrial isoform X3, with protein sequence MTLKHSLVRKIGNAIKEVARNKGSMWWYTPHMAAASHAITERIPLVHILLEVRDARIPLSSTCEIIKHLSPSSRRIIILNKTDLANSIQLKEWLKYFEQKKCLVFGVNSHKKDNIKELLNFLQARVRELPKIGHGDQTITLMLFGIPNVGKSALANSLHQIGRISAAEKGRLKHAIVSPHPGETKNISGLKIASHPSIYVLDTPGVFPSEILDAEVCSNLALTGAIKDCLVGEVELAEYFLSIFNLSNEYKKWAKLSLAGADDCSELERRQKRQYLTDHTQGRLGVTGKVAAM encoded by the exons ATGACATTGAAGCACAGTTTAGTTCGAAAGATAGGTAATGCAATTAAGGAAGTTGCAAGGAACAAAGGCTCAATGTGGTGGTACACACCTCACATGGCTGCAGCATCTCATGCCATAACCGAACGGATCCCATTGGTTCATATTCTCCTTGAAGTCAGAGATGCACGG ATTCCCTTATCATCAACGTGTGAGATAATTAAGCATCTTTCGCCTTCCTCGAGGCGCATTATAATTTTGAACAAGACAGATTTAGCAAATAGCATTCAATTAAAG GAATGGCTGAAATACTTTGAGCAAAAAAAGTGTCTTGTTTTTGGAGTCAATTCCCATAAGAAGGATAACATCAAAGAG TTACTGAACTTTCTGCAAGCCAGAGTTCGAGAATTACCAAAGATTGGTCATGGGGATCAGACAATTACCTTAATGCTTTTCGGCATTCCTAATGTTGGCAAGTCTGCCCTTGCCAACTCATTGCATCAAATTGGAAGGATAAGTGCAGCGG AGAAAGGAAGATTAAAGCATGCCATTGTAAGTCCTCATCCAGGAGAGACAAAAAATATTAGCGGCTTGAAG ATTGCCAGCCATCCTAGTATTTATGTATTAGACACCCCTGGTGTTTTCCCATCTGAGATTCTCGATGCAGAGGTGTGCTCCAATCTCGCTTTAACAg GTGCTATCAAAGATTGCTTGGTTGGGGAAGTGGAGCTTGCGGAATATTTTCTATCCATCTTTAACTTGAGCAATGAATACAAGAAATGGGCCAAGTTGTCATTAGCAGGCGCTGATGATTGTTCCGAGTTAGAGAGAAGACAGAAGAGACAGTATCTAACAGATCACACACAG GGGAGActtggagtaaccggtaaagttgctgccatgtga